The Huiozyma naganishii CBS 8797 chromosome 3, complete genome genome contains a region encoding:
- the ATH1 gene encoding alpha,alpha-trehalase ATH1 (similar to Saccharomyces cerevisiae ATH1 (YPR026W); ancestral locus Anc_7.433) — protein sequence MAQYKWNPFSWKYSTLENKKESNTQYLEHSSGREENIPLNPNTSYKLNKLRSISSGETLNSNDRSNISSKRKQQISIGFLGVMLAAILVSMVMVLVTTTNMIMASPFCKRFHGVTTTAEPSREHIDFRQGVIQPAGETHELPYNAEARRASKKLYELLSDFDTAFYDSENMILGTTLFTENVYSRQPHVANGYIGNRVPNIGFGFAYDALNFWSNASGALDNGWPLRNQRFAGSFLSDFYCLEPKLNSTNFPELDDKGYPTVISSIPEWSNLQFSLNGSWFNTSSVHNEDVLNYNQNVSMKDGIVTTEMDWYNGMVHVRSEIWAHRRIHPLAVMSLEVTLNEEHLPDDFDQLDIDIHDILDHATSMRTVLQDLQVDDKNSAIYMIVQPDNVPDSNAAIYSTCIVADSHNVAQNNFEFGINSKEAGKVSQISRNILSRENPSITVTKHVGMMSTEFKTEEHFLHLSNLDVARNIALNAKGQYESLLSSHKRAWYDLYNDAFIEIPSDALLEMTARSSLYQLLANTRTYNVSERGLPVGVGGLSSDSYGGMVFWDADIWMAPALLPFFPEVSKNMNNYRNSTHKQAQLNAQEAGYPGAVYPWTSGRFANCTSTGPCIDYEYHINVDVALASFSIYLNGAAGIDDDYLRYTTWPMVRDAAQFFTSFVKYNATFDRYETHNLTDPDEFADHIDNGAFTNAGIKTLLKWATDIGNHLEEKVDPKWPEISEKIYIPRSPSNITLEYSGMNSSVEIKQADVTLMVYPLGYINDESILMNAIKDLYYYSERQSASGPAMTYPVFVAAAAGLLNHGSSSQSYLYKSVLPYLRQPFAQFSEQSDDNFLTNGLTQPAFPFLTANGGFLQSILFGLTGIRYSYDTDPETKKMSRVMRFNPIQLPLMPGGLAIRNFKYLNQVLDIIIDDNNGTIVHKSGDQPITILVPNRDLIHDRDINVYRRNSSYAKRDLFSREEMQIEKSQQKNVSGTYYTLHPNEELVLPLFKPGLNIENNVAENQQITNLTAGVPGDVAFSVLDGNNYTHWQPLTKASVGKLLIDLGRNNEKDLRHGTILWGQRPAKNVSISILPHNELIEEIFSNVTYILENSQDKDPKKTIEELVGNYVHVNPDNKDCVSDVLTILNWKMDNVDEVIKQMPDIGLIHETFVTIVDNLEIEPNEPYYDELIRNSQIELLPSNMTVFDIDYSKADFSNTLKCFNSGNEQDMIKARYIVVSVQGTYDEDEDTKGATIKEVAFGV from the coding sequence ATGGCGCAATATAAATGGAACCCTTTCAGTTGGAAATATTctactttggaaaataaaaaagagtCAAACACTCAATACTTGGAACATTCAAgtggaagagaagaaaatattccaCTTAACCCTAATACTAGCTACAAGTTAAATAAACTTCGAAGCATATCCAGTGGAGAAACTTTAAATTCAAACGATCGCTCTAACATTTCATCTAAGAggaaacaacaaatatCAATAGGTTTTTTAGGTGTAATGTTGGCTGCTATTTTGGTTTCCATGGTTATGGTACTTGTTACTACAACAAATATGATAATGGCCTCACCCTTTTGTAAGAGGTTTCATGGTGTTACCACAACTGCTGAACCGTCAAGGGAACACATTGATTTTAGGCAAGGTGTCATCCAGCCTGCCGGTGAGACCCATGAATTGCCATACAACGCGGAGGCTAGAAGGGCGTCGAAAAAATTATATGAATTACTGAGTGATTTTGACACGGCGTTTTACGATTCGGAGAATATGATTCTAGGTACAACTTTGTTTACTGAAAACGTTTACTCCAGACAGCCTCATGTTGCCAACGGTTATATTGGGAACAGGGTCCCCAATATTGGGTTTGGTTTTGCTTATGATGCTTTGAATTTCTGGTCAAATGCCTCGGGGGCCCTTGACAATGGCTGGCCATTGAGGAATCAGAGGTTTGCCGGGTCATTTCTTTCCGATTTTTACTGTTTGGAACCCAAATTGAACTCTACAAATTTCCCAGAGCTTGACGACAAGGGGTATCCAACTGTAATATCGTCTATCCCAGAATGGTCTAATTTACAGTTTAGTTTGAATGGCTCTTGGTTTAATACTTCAAGTGTGCACAACGAAGATGTCTTAAACTACAATCAAAATGTTTCCATGAAAGACGGTATTGTGACCACAGAGATGGACTGGTATAATGGAATGGTCCACGTGAGAAGTGAAATATGGGCGCATAGGAGGATCCATCCGTTGGCCGTCATGTCGCTTGAGGTTACCTTAAACGAGGAGCACTTGCCTGATGATTTCGATCAACTTGACATTGACATCCATGACATTTTGGATCATGCTACTTCAATGAGAACCGTGCTACAAGATTTACAGGTAGATGACAAAAATTCAGCCATTTACATGATTGTTCAACCGGATAACGTCCCGGATTCCAATGCTGCAATTTACTCCACTTGTATCGTGGCTGATTCGCACAATGTCGCACAGAacaattttgaatttggaaTAAATTCTAAGGAAGCTGGTAAAGTTTCCCAAATCAGTAGGAACATTTTATCCAGAGAGAACCCATCAATCACCGTCACTAAACACGTTGGAATGATGTCTACTGAGTTCAAGACTGAAGAACATTTTCTGCATTTGTCTAACTTAGACGTTGCCAGGAACATTGCACTAAACGCTAAGGGGCAATACGAAAGCCTACTATCAAGCCACAAAAGAGCATGGTATGATTTGTATAATGATGCCTTTATTGAAATTCCATCAGATGCTTTGTTGGAAATGACAGCGAGATCTTCCCTGTATCAGCTGCTTGCCAATACAAGAACATACAACGTTTCAGAGCGTGGACTACCAGTTGGTGTTGGTGGCTTGTCGTCCGATTCCTATGGTGGTATGGTCTTTTGGGATGCCGACATTTGGATGGCCCCAGCTTTGCTACCATTCTTCCCAGAAGTTTCCAAAAACATGAACAACTACAGGAACTCAACACATAAGCAAGCACAGTTGAATGCGCAGGAGGCTGGGTATCCTGGCGCAGTCTATCCATGGACATCCGGTAGATTTGCAAATTGTACGTCGACTGGGCCTTGCATTGACTATGAGTACCACATCAATGTCGATGTTGCGTTGGCATCCTTTTCAATTTATTTGAACGGAGCGGCAGGTATCGATGACGATTATTTGAGATACACAACCTGGCCAATGGTTAGGGATGCCGCGCAGTTTTTCACTTCCTTTGTGAAATATAATGCGACATTTGATCGTTATGAAACCCACAACTTAACTGACCCGGACGAGTTTGCAGATCATATCGACAATGGGGCATTTACTAATGCAGGGATAAAGACGCTTCTAAAGTGGGCGACTGACATTGGTAATCACCTTGAAGAGAAAGTAGATCCAAAATGGCCCGAGATTTCTGAAAAAATCTATATTCCTAGGTCCCCCTCAAACATCACATTGGAGTATTCTGGAATGAACAGTAGTGTGGAAATCAAACAAGCAGATGTCACATTGATGGTTTATCCTTTGGGTTATATCAATGACGAATCTATCTTAATGAATGCGATCAAAGATCTGTACTACTATTCGGAGCGACAGTCTGCTTCCGGGCCTGCAATGACATACCCCGTATTTGTTGCTGCCGCTGCAGGTTTGTTGAATCACGGGTCATCGTCGCAAAGCTATTTGTACAAATCGGTTCTGCCATATTTAAGGCAGCCATTTGCACAATTCAGTGAACAGTCAGATGACAACTTTTTGACCAACGGTTTGACACAACCGGCATTCCCATTTTTAACCGCCAATGGGGGATTTTTACAGAGTATTTTGTTTGGCTTGACAGGTATAAGGTATTCGTATGATACCGATCCTGAAACCAAGAAAATGTCGCGGGTTATGAGATTCAATCCCATCCAATTGCCATTAATGCCAGGTGGACTTGCCATTAGAAACttcaagtatttgaatCAAGTTTTGGACATTATTATTGACGATAATAATGGTACAATTGTCCACAAGTCTGGGGATCAACCAATTACCATTTTGGTGCCCAATAGAGATCTGATTCATGACCGAGACATTAATGTGTATCGTCGCAACAGCTCGTACGCCAAGAGGGATTTGTTTTCCAGAGAAGAAATGCAGATTGAAAAGTCTCAACAAAAGAATGTCTCAGGAACCTACTATACCTTACATCCTAACGAGGAATTGGTTTTGCCGTTGTTTAAGCCAGGTTTGAACATTGAAAACAATGTTGCCGAAAATCAACAAATTACAAATTTAACGGCTGGTGTACCTGGGGATGTTGCATTTTCGGTATTAGATGGTAACAACTATACCCACTGGCAACCTTTGACTAAGGCCTCTGTTGGTAAGCTGTTAATTGATTTGGGTCGGAACAACGAGAAAGATCTCCGGCACGGTACTATCTTATGGGGACAGCGGCCTGCCAAGAATGTCTCGATATCTATTTTACCACACAATGAGCTGATTGAAGAGATTTTCTCCAATGTCACCTACATTTTAGAAAACTCGCAAGATAAGGATCCCAAAAAGACGATTGAGGAGCTGGTCGGAAATTATGTACATGTGAATCCGGACAATAAAGACTGTGTGTCAGACGTTTTGACCATtttgaattggaaaatgGATAATGTTGATGAAGTTATCAAGCAGATGCCGGATATTGGTTTAATCCATGAAACTTTTGTCACTATTGTGGATAACCTAGAAATAGAACCGAATGAACCGTATTATGACGAACTGATTAGGAATTCGCAAATTGAATTGCTGCCAAGCAATATGACAGTTTTTGATATCGACTACTCGAAGGCCGATTTCAGTaacactttgaaatgtTTCAACTCTGGCAATGAACAAGACATGATAAAAGCAAGATACATTGTTGTCTCCGTGCAGGGGACCTatgatgaggatgaagaCACAAAGGGTGCCACTATTAAAGAAGTTGCATTCGGTGTGTGA
- the CCL1 gene encoding TFIIH complex kinase subunit CCL1 (similar to Saccharomyces cerevisiae CCL1 (YPR025C); ancestral locus Anc_7.431), translating into MASKSTSPSAALLNDSIKSLVSKHLPDDYKRVTDDDLYRHSSQYRHWSYTVGHLREKRIETNLKAVKLIQAKLQKFIDEQGDNISQSELQTLKSKAVPLTMEEELKLVNFYTKKVQVIGKHLNLPTEVIATSITFFRRFYLEESVMKYDPKELVHTTIFLACKAENYFIGVDSFAKKAKSTKDEILKYEFKLLESLKFTLLNHHPYKPLHGFFLDIQQMLYGKVDLKYMGKMYDKCRRKITEALLTDAVYHFTPPQITLAVLIDEDELLVTRYLQMKFGKPEETVEETGTEIVTPAKENAQKEKQEVKQEVKQEVKQEGEKSEQNGKPEDHPNTEKEEEGAETKQEEEEEEAEVPDGKDENTIELDKLMEQIMACKEMIASMSVVSTQDAKLIYAKNYYCQYPDIVIQKLKRKQEQEQEQVGSESKETTEEVSPMKKQKTDV; encoded by the coding sequence ATGGCGAGCAAGTCTACTAGTCCAAGTGCTGCTCTGCTTAACGACAGCATAAAGAGCCTTGTCTCGAAACACTTACCAGATGATTACAAAAGAGTAACCGATGATGATTTATACAGGCACTCATCACAATATCGCCATTGGTCGTATACTGTAGGACACCTACGGGAGAAGAGGATAGAAACAAATTTAAAGGCAGTGAAACTTATCCAGGCGAAACTGCAAAAATTTATTGATGAGCAAGGCGACAACATATCTCAGAGTGAATTGCAGACTTTGAAATCGAAGGCAGTTCCCTTGACTATGGAAGAGGAGTTAAAACTGGTTAATTTTTACACAAAAAAAGTTCAAGTTATAGGCAAACATTTAAACCTACCAACTGAAGTAATTGCTACCTCTATAACATTCTTCAGAAGATTTTATCTGGAAGAATCAGTAATGAAGTATGACCCCAAAGAATTAGTGCATACCACCATTTTTCTGGCGTGTAAAGCGGAGAACTATTTCATAGGTGTTGATTCCTTTGCCAAAAAGGCCAAATCAACGAAGGATGAAATATTAAAATACGAGTTTAAACTTCTGGAGAGCTTGAAGTTTACTCTTTTGAACCATCACCCGTACAAACCCTTGCATGGGTTTTTCTTGGATATCCAACAAATGTTATACGGAAAGGTCGATCTGAAATATATGGGGAAGATGTATGACAAGTGTAGGAGAAAGATAACGGAGGCACTGCTAACCGATGCCGTGTACCATTTTACCCCGCCACAAATCACTCTCGCTGTACTTATAGACGAGGACGAATTGCTGGTGACGAGATATCTACAGATGAAATTTGGGAAACCTGAggaaacagttgaagaaacaggtACAGAGATAGTTACTCCGGCAAAAGAGAATGCCcagaaggagaaacaaGAAGTGAAACAAGAAGTGAAGCAAGAAGTGAAACAAGAGGGAGAGAAGTCCGAACAGAACGGAAAGCCAGAGGACCATCCGAACAcggagaaagaagaagaaggagctGAAActaaacaagaagaagaagaagaagaagcggaGGTGCCTGACGGAAAAGACGAAAACACTATTGAGCTTGACAAACTGATGGAGCAGATAATGGCTTGCAAAGAAATGATCGCATCAATGAGTGTAGTTTCCACTCAGGATGCAAAGTTGATATACGCCAAGAATTACTACTGTCAGTACCCTGATATTgtcattcaaaaactgaagaggaagcaggaacaagaacaggagCAAGTGGGATCCGAGTCGAAGGAAACGACCGAGGAAGTCTCTCCAATGAAAAAGCAAAAGACAGACGTATAG
- the YME1 gene encoding i-AAA protease YME1 (similar to Saccharomyces cerevisiae YME1 (YPR024W); ancestral locus Anc_7.430): MMNVPHILVNTSGVQAGVLWRWSGLAMRGAKCWGKGVPMVGSRARGVSPQVWRYRSFSTSPLIGDKKQKKADVYPEDSVADAKDGSLQNDQKGSAGATGSVESPKKAKLGAGVEPVNHALLATREQDANRNITSPEAQATFYRLLLRANYPQYVVSRFETPGIASSPECMELYMEALQRTGRHAEADAVRQRLLTASSAGAVNPSLASSDTASNSYPSNNFPSMYSPFYGSRKEPLHVVVSESTASVVSRWIKWLVVLGLLTYGVSETFKYISENTTLLKNSEVADKSVDVAKTNVKFDDVKGCDEARAELEEIVDFLKDPTKYESLGGKLPKGVLLTGPPGTGKTLLARATAGEAGVDFFFMSGSEFDEVYVGVGAKRIRELFAQARARAPAIIFIDELDAIGGKRNPKDQAYAKQTLNQLLVELDGFSQTSGIIIIGATNFPESLDKALTRPGRFDKIVNVDLPDVRGRADILRLHMKKITMATDVEPTIIARGTPGLSGAELANLVNQAAVYACQKNAIAVDMSHFEWAKDKILMGAERKTMVLTDAARKATAYHEAGHAIMALYTMGATPLYKATILPRGRALGITFQLPEMDKVDITKKECAARLDVCMGGKIAEELIYGKDNTTSGCGSDLQSATNTARAMVTEYGMSDDVGPVNLAEHWDSWSGKIRSVADNEIIQLLKASEERTRRLLSKKSVELGRLAQGLIEYETLDAKEIEKVCKGEPIDKLKTSTNRVVDGPDSDERKDIGGNKPKIPTLINVS; the protein is encoded by the coding sequence ATGATGAATGTGCCTCATATATTGGTCAATACGTCTGGTGTGCAAGCCGGTGTGCTGTGGAGGTGGAGTGGGCTTGCGATGAGAGGTGCGAAGTGTTGGGGGAAGGGTGTTCCAATGGTCGGGTCAAGAGCGCGTGGTGTGTCGCCACAGGTGTGGAGATATCGCAGTTTCAGTACATCGCCGCTGATAGGAGacaaaaaacagaagaaagCGGATGTTTATCCGGAGGACTCTGTCGCTGATGCGAAGGATGGGTCGTTGCAGAATGATCAAAAGGGGTCCGCAGGCGCCACAGGCTCAGTCGAATCTCCAAAGAAGGCTAAGCTTGGTGCTGGTGTAGAACCGGTCAACCACGCGCTGCTCGCGACGAGGGAACAGGATGCTAATAGGAATATCACCAGCCCTGAAGCGCAGGCTACGTTTTACAGGCTGCTGCTCAGGGCTAACTACCCACAGTACGTCGTCTCCAGATTCGAGACGCCAGGGATTGCCTCCTCTCCGGAGTGTATGGAACTGTACATGGAGGCACTGCAGAGAACGGGGAGACACGCGGAGGCAGACGCAGTGAGGCAACGATTACTTACGGCAAGTTCTGCCGGTGCAGTCAACCCGTCGCTGGCGTCTTCGGATACAGCGTCCAATAGCTACCCGTCCAATAACTTCCCGTCGATGTACTCCCCATTCTACGGCTCCAGGAAGGAACCGCTACATGTCGTCGTCTCTGAGTCCACCGCAAGCGTAGTCTCGAGATGGATCAAGTGGCTCGTCGTGCTTGGACTACTAACTTACGGTGTGTCTGAAACTTTCAAGTACATCAGTGAAAATACTacacttttgaaaaactctgAAGTTGCCGATAAGTCGGTAGACGTTGCAAAGACAAACGTGAAATTTGATGACGTCAAGGGCTGTGACGAAGCGCGCGCGGAACTGGAGGAAATTGTcgatttcttgaaggacccAACAAAGTACGAGTCCCTGGGCGGGAAACTGCCCAAGGGTGTGCTGCTGACAGGTCCGCCAGGTACAGGTAAGACACTGCTCGCGAGGGCGACCGCGGGGGAGGCCGGCGtggacttcttctttatgTCCGGTTCCGAGTTCGACGAAGTGTACGTTGGTGTCGGTGCGAAACGTATCCGGGAACTGTTTGCCCAGGCCAGGGCTCGCGCACCAGCTATTATATTCATCGATGAGCTAGACGCCATTGGTGGTAAGAGGAATCCGAAGGACCAAGCGTACGCAAAGCAAACACTGAACCAGCTGTTGGTCGAGTTGGACGGGTTTTCTCAAACTTCGGGTATTATTATTATCGGTGCCACCAATTTCCCAGAATCATTGGACAAAGCGCTGACGAGACCAGGGAGGTTCGATAAAATAGTGAATGTTGATTTACCAGACGTGAGGGGCCGTGCTGATATTCTGAGATTGCACATGAAGAAAATCACAATGGCGACAGATGTTGAACCAACGATTATCGCACGGGGTACCCCAGGACTGTCAGGTGCCGAGTTGGCGAACTTGGTGAACCAGGCCGCAGTGTATGCATGTCAGAAGAACGCAATCGCGGTAGACATGTCTCACTTCGAATGGGCTAAGGATAAGATCTTGATGGGCGCCGAGAGGAAAACCATGGTCCTTACGGACGCGGCAAGGAAAGCGACAGCTTACCACGAGGCAGGACATGCAATTATGGCTCTGTACACCATGGGGGCCACACCGTTGTACAAAGCCACCATTTTACCCAGAGGCAGAGCCCTCGGTATCACATTCCAACTCCCTGAGATGGATAAAGTTGACATCACGAAAAAGGAATGCGCAGCGCGTCTTGACGTGTGCATGGGTGGTAAGATAGCAGAGGAACTGATCTACGGGAAGGATAACACCACCAGTGGCTGCGGTTCCGATTTGCAAAGTGCTACAAACACTGCAAGAGCGATGGTCACAGAATACGGTATGAGTGACGACGTTGGCCCCGTCAATTTGGCGGAACACTGGGATAGTTGGTCGGGCAAGATTAGGAGTGTAGCGGATAACGAGATTATTCAACTCTTGAAGGCTTCGGAGGAAAGGACAAGACGCCTGttgtcgaagaaaagtGTGGAGCTTGGCAGGCTTGCCCAAGGTTTGATAGAATACGAAACGTTGGACGcgaaagaaattgagaaagtCTGTAAGGGTGAACCCATCGACAAACTGAAAACCTCGACGAACAGGGTTGTCGACGGCCCAGATAGTGACGAACGGAAAGATATTGGAGGCAACAAACCAAAAATACCTACTCTTATAAATGTCTCGTAA